Proteins from a genomic interval of Sporolactobacillus sp. Y61:
- a CDS encoding flagellin — translation MIINHNIAALNTLNNLSKNTAATQKSLEKLSSGLRINRAGDDAAGLAISEKMRGQIRGLDMANKNAQDGVSLIQTAEGALSETHSILQRMRELAVQSANDTNTTDDRSEIQKEIEQLKSEINRISSDTEFNTKKLISGGIGATSSIGTTNTAGLSGVAVETPSLDTGAYTFTITVDNAAAVSGQTDAGTGVTAVTSSAAGDHTLGNYQLNVTDDSANAGKKLLTLVNRDTGKTVGTLNNQADDTTSYTIAGYEFTNGGTISNGSYSFTEDADISVAVTDGATTVATATVDNLTKGEFEVAGVNLQFNSNVAAGATDVNVVNNSIQFHIGANEDQTMDLAVNDMSATALGVDTVDVTSATGAESAITSLDDAIKSVSSERSKLGAFQNRLEHTINNLGTSSENLTAAESRIRDVDMAKEMSNFTKNNILNQAAQAMLAQSNQLPQGVLQLLR, via the coding sequence ATGATTATCAATCACAACATTGCTGCGTTGAATACGCTCAATAACCTGAGCAAGAACACAGCGGCAACTCAGAAATCACTTGAAAAACTGTCTTCAGGCCTTCGCATTAACCGTGCAGGTGATGACGCTGCAGGTCTCGCCATTTCTGAAAAAATGCGTGGACAGATTCGCGGGCTGGATATGGCAAATAAGAACGCACAAGACGGGGTTTCTCTTATTCAAACTGCTGAAGGAGCATTGAGCGAAACGCACTCAATTCTTCAACGTATGCGCGAATTAGCTGTTCAATCTGCAAACGATACAAATACTACAGATGATCGTTCTGAAATTCAAAAAGAAATTGAACAGTTAAAAAGCGAAATTAATAGAATTTCAAGTGATACTGAATTTAACACCAAAAAATTAATCAGTGGTGGCATTGGTGCAACATCTAGTATTGGGACAACTAATACTGCTGGATTATCAGGTGTAGCAGTTGAAACACCTTCACTTGATACTGGGGCCTATACATTCACTATTACAGTAGACAACGCCGCTGCAGTTAGTGGTCAAACTGATGCAGGTACAGGTGTTACTGCAGTGACTAGTTCTGCAGCGGGAGATCACACGCTTGGGAACTATCAATTAAATGTGACTGACGACTCAGCAAACGCAGGTAAGAAACTTTTGACATTAGTGAACAGAGACACAGGAAAAACTGTAGGGACACTAAATAATCAGGCGGATGACACTACTTCTTATACCATTGCTGGTTATGAATTTACAAATGGTGGTACCATTTCCAATGGCTCTTATTCGTTTACTGAGGATGCTGATATTTCAGTTGCAGTGACTGATGGTGCTACAACAGTAGCTACGGCAACTGTTGATAATTTAACTAAAGGTGAGTTCGAAGTAGCAGGCGTCAATCTTCAGTTCAACTCTAATGTTGCTGCCGGTGCGACTGATGTAAATGTTGTAAATAATTCAATACAATTCCACATCGGAGCAAATGAAGATCAAACAATGGATTTAGCTGTTAATGATATGTCAGCTACTGCTTTAGGAGTTGATACTGTAGATGTTACTTCTGCTACTGGGGCAGAATCAGCTATTACCTCTTTAGATGACGCTATTAAAAGTGTTTCTTCTGAACGCTCTAAACTTGGTGCCTTCCAGAACCGTCTGGAACACACGATCAACAACCTGGGTACTTCTTCGGAAAACCTGACGGCTGCTGAATCACGTATCCGTGACGTAGACATGGCGAAAGAAATGAGCAACTTCACGAAGAATAACATCCTGAACCAGGCTGCTCAGGCAATGCTTGCTCAATCCAACCAGCTTCCTCAGGGTGTTCTACAGTTACTGCGATAA
- the fliS gene encoding flagellar export chaperone FliS, which produces MPASAYKAYQQNSVLTATPGELTLMLYNGCLKFIRQSKRAVQMKETEQKNINLQKAQAIIHELMVTLDQKQPVAKSMMQLYDYIYRRMIEANLKNDLEILDEVEGLVTDFRDTWKQVIEITQKNQPKRNRA; this is translated from the coding sequence ATGCCTGCAAGTGCATATAAAGCCTATCAACAGAATTCGGTACTGACGGCGACACCGGGTGAACTGACCCTGATGCTTTATAACGGCTGTCTCAAATTTATCAGACAGTCGAAAAGGGCTGTTCAAATGAAAGAAACAGAGCAGAAAAATATTAATCTGCAAAAGGCGCAGGCAATCATCCACGAGCTGATGGTGACCCTTGACCAGAAGCAGCCGGTCGCAAAAAGTATGATGCAGCTCTACGACTACATCTACCGCCGGATGATTGAAGCGAACCTGAAAAATGATCTGGAGATTCTGGATGAGGTCGAGGGACTGGTCACCGATTTCCGCGATACCTGGAAGCAGGTCATTGAGATCACACAGAAAAATCAACCGAAACGGAACCGCGCCTGA
- a CDS encoding flagellar hook-associated protein 2, whose translation MADSTSGVSINSINSMIGSTNSNRVSGLASGIDVDSIMTQIMTAESQPMIQMQQRLQQTEWLRDDYRSMNTLLSNLEDTIFPMKLQNSYLTKSATSSNDSIVSATATPNAGNTTYKLSNVKMAASASAVGGEITTNPDFDPDKSLASQSEILGSLPESITFSITTYDENGKPIAPDPPFSFDPGTTSLNDMLKTISDSNSGVNAFYDPFTHKIAMTRKETGNLNPNGSDIVFSGNFITNTLKMTSTDANFTDGSDAEFTINGLDTHRHSNTFTVGGVTYTLQGNTAPGETATVRVDNDTEAVFKKITDFVDQYNDTIAKINDKISEKRYRDYPPLTDLQKSEMKDSDIENWTNRAKSGMLASDSILTGALAQMRQDIYSSVSGTGNDEMDQLAEIGITTSTDYLEHGKLVVDEAKLREAISTDPQAVMNLFSKQGTTEADQGIMQRLDGTLKKTVDQIEEKAGKTSWVEDQYSMGRSINDMNERIAAFKLRLVDVENRYYAQFDAMEAAIQQANSQAGYLQQFMGQ comes from the coding sequence ATGGCTGATTCAACGAGCGGTGTATCCATTAATTCGATTAACAGTATGATCGGTTCGACAAACAGTAACCGGGTCAGCGGGCTTGCCAGTGGGATCGACGTAGACAGTATCATGACGCAGATCATGACGGCAGAGAGCCAGCCGATGATTCAGATGCAGCAGCGACTGCAGCAGACGGAGTGGCTGCGCGATGATTATCGTTCGATGAATACGCTGCTCAGTAACCTTGAGGATACGATCTTTCCGATGAAGCTGCAGAACAGCTATCTGACGAAATCAGCAACATCGAGTAATGATTCGATTGTCTCAGCGACAGCCACTCCAAATGCCGGGAATACAACGTATAAATTATCAAACGTTAAAATGGCAGCGTCAGCAAGTGCTGTAGGTGGAGAGATTACTACTAATCCTGATTTTGATCCGGATAAAAGCCTGGCAAGTCAGAGTGAAATTTTAGGTAGTTTACCAGAGAGCATCACTTTTTCAATTACGACTTATGATGAGAATGGAAAACCGATTGCCCCGGATCCACCATTTTCCTTTGATCCTGGTACAACGTCGTTAAATGACATGCTGAAAACGATTTCTGATTCCAACTCAGGTGTCAATGCGTTTTATGATCCTTTTACTCATAAAATAGCTATGACACGAAAGGAAACTGGAAATTTAAATCCAAATGGATCGGATATTGTATTTAGTGGTAATTTTATCACCAATACCCTCAAAATGACTAGTACTGATGCTAATTTTACTGATGGGTCGGACGCCGAATTCACTATAAACGGACTGGACACGCACCGCCACTCTAACACGTTCACTGTCGGCGGTGTCACCTACACCCTTCAGGGAAATACCGCACCGGGTGAAACGGCAACGGTTCGTGTTGACAACGACACGGAAGCCGTATTTAAAAAGATTACGGATTTTGTCGATCAGTATAATGACACGATCGCGAAGATCAACGACAAGATCTCAGAGAAACGCTACCGCGACTATCCGCCTCTGACGGATCTTCAGAAATCGGAGATGAAAGATTCGGACATCGAGAACTGGACGAACCGGGCGAAATCCGGCATGCTGGCGAGCGACAGTATCCTGACCGGCGCGCTGGCGCAGATGCGTCAGGATATCTATTCATCAGTCAGTGGAACGGGTAATGATGAGATGGATCAGCTCGCTGAGATCGGGATCACGACGAGTACCGATTATCTGGAACACGGCAAGCTTGTTGTCGATGAGGCAAAGCTGCGTGAGGCGATCAGTACCGATCCGCAGGCGGTAATGAACCTGTTTTCGAAACAGGGGACGACGGAAGCTGATCAGGGGATCATGCAGCGCCTCGACGGGACGCTGAAGAAAACGGTCGATCAGATTGAAGAGAAGGCCGGGAAGACAAGCTGGGTTGAAGATCAGTACTCGATGGGGCGCAGCATTAATGACATGAATGAACGGATTGCAGCTTTCAAGCTGCGATTAGTTGATGTCGAAAATCGCTATTATGCCCAGTTTGACGCCATGGAAGCGGCCATCCAGCAGGCGAACAGCCAGGCTGGTTATCTGCAACAGTTCATGGGACAATAA
- a CDS encoding PTS glucose transporter subunit IIA, with product MFGKLFHKDKITEERIVAPVSGTAKDVTDVPDPVFSQKMIGEGMAVDPEPVTQQVVAPVDGEVIQLAETGHAFGIRSIMGEEVLVHIGLDTVELKGEGFRVLGKVGDHVKTGDPIIEADFAHIREKGKGIIVPVVITNSHSGVFQFEWAQPEKAVAGETVLFTSTLSK from the coding sequence ATGTTTGGGAAACTGTTCCATAAGGATAAAATAACAGAGGAACGCATTGTGGCACCAGTTTCCGGCACAGCCAAAGATGTCACAGACGTACCTGACCCGGTGTTTTCGCAGAAGATGATTGGTGAAGGGATGGCTGTAGATCCGGAGCCGGTAACACAGCAGGTCGTGGCCCCGGTTGACGGTGAAGTCATTCAGCTGGCGGAAACTGGACACGCCTTCGGTATCCGCTCAATCATGGGCGAAGAAGTCCTGGTGCACATTGGGCTGGATACTGTCGAACTAAAGGGTGAAGGTTTCCGCGTGCTTGGAAAAGTCGGTGACCACGTCAAGACTGGTGATCCCATTATCGAAGCCGATTTTGCACATATTCGTGAAAAAGGGAAGGGGATCATTGTCCCGGTTGTGATCACCAATAGTCATTCAGGTGTCTTCCAATTCGAATGGGCACAGCCGGAGAAAGCAGTCGCAGGCGAAACAGTCCTGTTTACATCCACACTCAGTAAATAA
- the treC gene encoding alpha,alpha-phosphotrehalase has translation MTQPWWKQATIYQVYPKSFLDTDGDGIGDLPGITEKLDYLKKLGIEVIWLTPVYQSPQKDNGYDISDYYSIEPEYGSMKDLEQLFTEAHKRHLKIVMDMVVNHTSTAHHWFQESRKNRNNPFRDYYIWKDPKPDGGPPNNWQSKFGGSAWAWDETTGQYYLHLYDPTQADLNWENPQLRQTIYRMMNFWIDKGADGFRMDVINVISKNQRFPDDADAPPDARGKKFYTDGPRVHEFLQEMNRNVFSRRIEMMTVGEMSSTSINNCIRYTKPDRHELSMVFNFHHLKVDYPGGKKWTVARPDFLKLKQILSDWQTRMHAGGGWNALFWCNHDQPRIVSRFGDDGPYREVSAKMLATTLHMMQGTPYIYQGEEIGMTNPKYQSLSDYRDVESLNAYRMLKKKGLSETGILDILAHKSRDNGRSPMQWNNRKNAGFTSGTPWIPICPNYPEINVEAALANRQSIFYHYQKLVALRRKYPIIVEGAYELLLPNDPAIFAYLRHGEAEELLVVSNFFKAPVTFALPDSVPANRYDSHILISNYSDSPTDFRKIQLRPYESIVYHLTRKPSRSQLHQ, from the coding sequence ATGACGCAGCCCTGGTGGAAACAGGCAACGATTTATCAAGTCTACCCGAAAAGCTTTCTTGATACAGACGGAGATGGTATAGGCGATCTTCCCGGTATTACTGAAAAACTGGACTATCTGAAGAAACTTGGCATCGAGGTAATCTGGTTAACGCCGGTTTACCAGTCGCCACAGAAGGATAATGGATATGACATCAGTGATTACTACAGTATAGAGCCGGAATATGGGTCGATGAAAGACCTGGAGCAATTGTTTACTGAAGCTCACAAACGTCATCTGAAAATAGTGATGGATATGGTCGTTAACCACACATCGACGGCACATCACTGGTTTCAGGAATCCAGGAAAAACAGAAATAACCCATTTCGCGATTACTATATCTGGAAGGATCCGAAACCGGATGGCGGACCGCCAAATAACTGGCAGTCAAAATTCGGCGGATCCGCCTGGGCATGGGATGAGACAACCGGTCAGTATTACCTGCACCTTTATGATCCGACCCAGGCCGATCTGAACTGGGAAAACCCTCAGCTTCGACAGACTATCTACCGGATGATGAATTTCTGGATAGATAAAGGAGCCGATGGCTTCCGGATGGATGTGATTAATGTGATCTCTAAGAATCAGCGTTTTCCGGACGATGCAGATGCACCTCCGGATGCCCGAGGTAAGAAGTTTTATACAGATGGACCACGAGTACACGAATTTTTGCAGGAAATGAACCGAAATGTTTTCAGCAGAAGGATAGAGATGATGACAGTGGGTGAGATGTCCTCTACCTCCATCAATAACTGTATCCGCTATACGAAACCGGACCGTCACGAACTGAGCATGGTGTTCAATTTTCATCATCTGAAAGTAGACTATCCAGGTGGGAAAAAGTGGACGGTTGCCAGGCCTGATTTTCTGAAGCTGAAGCAGATTCTTTCCGACTGGCAGACAAGAATGCATGCCGGAGGAGGCTGGAATGCGCTGTTCTGGTGCAACCATGATCAGCCGCGGATCGTCTCCCGCTTTGGCGATGATGGACCATATCGTGAAGTTTCGGCCAAAATGCTGGCTACGACATTGCATATGATGCAGGGCACACCCTATATCTATCAGGGTGAAGAAATTGGCATGACCAATCCGAAGTATCAGAGCCTCTCAGACTACCGCGATGTCGAGTCGTTGAATGCATATCGGATGTTAAAGAAAAAAGGGCTCTCTGAAACCGGGATCCTGGACATTCTTGCTCATAAGTCCCGTGATAATGGTCGGTCACCGATGCAGTGGAATAACAGAAAAAATGCAGGATTTACAAGCGGTACACCCTGGATTCCAATTTGCCCGAATTATCCGGAAATCAATGTTGAAGCAGCTCTGGCGAACCGGCAGTCGATCTTTTATCATTATCAGAAACTGGTTGCTCTGCGCCGGAAATATCCGATCATTGTTGAAGGTGCCTATGAACTGCTCCTGCCCAATGATCCAGCAATTTTCGCTTATCTGCGTCATGGTGAGGCTGAGGAACTGCTGGTCGTCAGCAACTTTTTCAAAGCACCGGTTACGTTCGCATTGCCAGACAGCGTACCTGCAAATCGTTATGACAGTCACATTCTGATCAGCAACTATTCGGATTCACCGACAGATTTTCGAAAAATACAGCTGAGGCCCTACGAGTCGATCGTGTATCACCTGACCCGGAAGCCCAGTAGAAGTCAGTTACATCAGTGA
- the raiA gene encoding ribosome-associated translation inhibitor RaiA, which translates to MDINIRGENIAVTPSLQKYAEKRIGKLEKYFSEPLATSARINMRVHNTEQVVEVTIPIQGLLLRAEVGEEDMYTSIDQAVSKLERQIKKYKTKLYRKSRQNDRQVREAAGATLTRTAEPETGEDAPEIVRRKSFVLKPMTVEEAILQMDMLGHSFFVFKNAESNTINVVYRRKDGRYGLIDQE; encoded by the coding sequence ATGGATATCAATATTCGGGGAGAAAATATCGCTGTTACACCGTCTCTGCAGAAATACGCGGAGAAAAGGATTGGCAAGCTGGAGAAATATTTCAGTGAGCCTCTGGCAACGAGTGCCCGCATCAACATGCGGGTGCACAACACAGAACAGGTGGTTGAAGTCACCATCCCGATACAGGGGCTTCTCCTGAGAGCTGAAGTGGGCGAAGAGGATATGTACACATCGATTGATCAGGCGGTTTCCAAACTGGAGCGTCAGATTAAGAAATATAAGACGAAGCTGTACCGCAAGAGCCGTCAGAACGACCGGCAGGTACGCGAAGCAGCCGGTGCAACGCTGACCAGGACGGCGGAACCGGAAACAGGGGAGGACGCGCCTGAAATCGTGCGCAGAAAGAGTTTTGTTCTGAAGCCGATGACGGTGGAAGAAGCGATCCTGCAAATGGACATGCTGGGACACTCATTCTTTGTTTTTAAAAATGCAGAAAGTAACACTATTAATGTCGTCTATCGCCGGAAAGACGGGCGGTATGGGCTGATCGATCAGGAATAG
- a CDS encoding flagellar protein FlaG, whose amino-acid sequence MGIDVTGSASVTHHQNVQIAMPGTVDSREIAEDKNSVSKPDEERIYTSFTKKQLDDLVKDANKLLSSNITEMRYVLHDKLNTYYIRLEDAVTHELIREIPPKKFMDMYAAIAEKLGLIVNKRV is encoded by the coding sequence ATGGGTATTGATGTGACGGGGAGTGCATCGGTGACTCATCATCAGAATGTGCAGATTGCAATGCCGGGCACGGTGGATTCACGGGAAATTGCGGAAGACAAAAATTCTGTCAGCAAACCTGATGAAGAAAGGATTTACACATCTTTCACAAAAAAACAACTGGACGATCTGGTAAAGGATGCAAATAAATTACTCAGTTCAAATATAACAGAAATGCGATATGTACTTCATGATAAACTGAATACATACTATATCCGTCTGGAGGACGCGGTAACGCATGAATTGATCCGGGAAATTCCTCCAAAAAAGTTCATGGATATGTATGCAGCAATTGCGGAGAAGCTTGGGTTAATTGTGAATAAACGGGTTTAA
- the treR gene encoding trehalose operon repressor, with translation MGRKKFTNIYESLTGQIRHKKIAAGDLLPSENQLCQIYHASRETVRKALSLLQANGYIQKIQGKGSVVLDVSRFNFPVSGLTSFYELSHHSKEQWQTEVHRLVLNRPSPSLMQLMNLEPDQYVWELVRTRAAEGERVILDKDFLIRDVVPVLTEDKCEQSLYHYIENELGLAIGFAKKEITVEPATEEDHKYLDLGDRNKVVVVRSLVFLDDTRLFQYTESRHRDDKFRFVDFARREHR, from the coding sequence TTGGGCAGAAAAAAGTTTACGAACATCTATGAGTCTCTCACGGGACAGATTCGTCATAAAAAGATTGCGGCCGGGGATCTGCTTCCGTCCGAGAATCAGCTCTGCCAGATCTATCACGCTTCACGCGAGACCGTGAGAAAAGCACTGTCACTGTTGCAAGCAAATGGTTATATCCAAAAGATTCAGGGGAAAGGATCAGTTGTTCTCGACGTCAGCCGGTTCAATTTTCCAGTTTCCGGGTTGACCAGTTTTTATGAATTAAGTCATCACTCGAAGGAACAATGGCAAACGGAAGTTCATCGTTTGGTTCTGAACCGGCCAAGCCCCAGTCTCATGCAGCTTATGAATCTGGAGCCAGATCAGTACGTCTGGGAACTGGTACGTACCCGGGCAGCAGAGGGAGAACGGGTGATTCTAGACAAAGATTTCCTGATCCGTGATGTGGTGCCGGTATTAACGGAAGATAAATGTGAACAATCGTTGTATCATTATATTGAGAATGAGCTTGGGCTCGCTATTGGTTTCGCCAAGAAAGAAATTACAGTTGAGCCGGCAACGGAGGAAGATCATAAATATTTGGATCTTGGGGACAGAAACAAGGTGGTTGTTGTGCGCAGCCTGGTCTTTCTGGATGACACACGCCTGTTTCAATATACCGAGTCCAGACATCGGGACGACAAATTTCGTTTTGTCGATTTCGCTAGGCGAGAACATAGATAG
- the secA gene encoding preprotein translocase subunit SecA, translated as MIGMLKKVLGDTSIRKLGKMQKLAHVVDGMADEMKALSDEELQAKTPEFRQRLENGETLDDILPEAFAVVREASTRILGLTPFYVQLVGAIALHQGNIAEMKTGEGKTLVATMPLYLNALEGKGAHLITVNDYLAKRDATQLSLLYNFLGLSVGLNVAGMSPAEKREAYNADITYGTNSEFGFDYLRDNMVLYKDEMVQRPLNYAIVDEVDSILIDEARTPLIISGNAEKSTDLYIRANQFARLLTEKQDYTVDLKTKTVQLTEEGMTRAEKFFHIKNLYDYSNVALNHHVTEALKAHAIMHRDTDYVVQNGQIIIVDPFTGRLMQGRRYSEGLHQAIEAKEGLEIQSESKTLATITLQNFFRMYNKLAGMTGTAKTEEEEFQSIYNMDVIVIPTNRPMIREDHPDLIYKTKKGKFKAVVEEIATLYHRGQPVLVGTVAVETSEMLSKMLKRRGIPHNVLNAKNHEREAEIIENAGQVGAVTIATNMAGRGTDIKLGEGVADLGGLFILGTERHESRRIDNQLRGRSGRQGDPGESRFYLSLEDDLMRRFGSDKMKGMMERLGMDDETPIESKMVSRSVESAQKRVEGNNFDARKQLLKFDDVMRQQREIIYKQRMEVMESKNVRPDIEDMIKTVIENEVKAHTPEHEVPEEWDLQSVIDFLNARIFDDGVLTLKDLEGKDPEEMIDDLYDRAIAKYDKKEEQFTPERMREFERVIMLRTVDTKWMDHIDAMEQLREGIYLRAYGQVDPYRAYQVEGYKMFEEMIASIEEEVVNFLMRAEIREPEEPIKRERVTHGLHVISGGQDDKPKKKKPFVRKMHVGRNDPCPCGSGKKYKNCHGK; from the coding sequence ATGATAGGAATGCTTAAAAAAGTTCTGGGCGATACAAGCATCCGCAAGCTTGGCAAAATGCAAAAGCTGGCCCATGTCGTTGACGGCATGGCCGACGAAATGAAGGCGCTGAGCGATGAAGAACTTCAGGCAAAAACCCCGGAGTTCAGGCAGCGCCTGGAAAATGGTGAAACACTTGATGATATACTGCCTGAAGCGTTTGCCGTTGTCCGTGAGGCATCGACACGTATCCTCGGACTGACGCCTTTTTACGTGCAGCTGGTCGGCGCGATTGCGCTGCACCAGGGGAATATCGCCGAGATGAAAACCGGTGAAGGGAAAACACTCGTTGCGACGATGCCGCTGTATCTGAACGCACTCGAGGGCAAGGGCGCTCATCTGATCACCGTTAACGATTATCTGGCGAAACGCGATGCGACTCAGCTGAGTCTTCTGTATAATTTTCTCGGCCTGTCGGTCGGCCTGAATGTAGCCGGCATGTCGCCTGCAGAGAAACGTGAGGCGTATAACGCAGACATTACCTACGGGACGAACAGCGAGTTCGGTTTCGATTATCTGCGTGACAACATGGTGCTTTATAAGGACGAAATGGTTCAGCGCCCGCTGAACTATGCGATTGTCGATGAAGTGGACTCGATCCTGATCGATGAAGCGCGGACGCCGCTGATCATTTCCGGAAATGCGGAAAAGTCGACGGATCTTTATATCCGCGCTAATCAGTTTGCACGGCTTCTGACAGAAAAGCAGGATTACACAGTGGATCTCAAGACGAAGACGGTACAGCTGACCGAAGAGGGCATGACCCGGGCAGAAAAATTCTTTCATATTAAAAATCTGTATGATTATTCCAATGTCGCTCTGAACCACCATGTCACCGAAGCCCTGAAGGCGCATGCGATCATGCACCGCGATACGGATTATGTCGTTCAGAACGGTCAGATCATTATCGTTGATCCGTTTACCGGCCGGCTGATGCAGGGAAGACGGTACAGCGAAGGCCTCCATCAGGCCATTGAGGCCAAGGAAGGTCTGGAGATCCAGAGTGAAAGCAAGACGCTGGCCACGATCACGCTGCAGAACTTCTTCCGGATGTATAACAAGCTGGCTGGTATGACCGGTACGGCGAAGACCGAAGAGGAAGAATTCCAGAGCATCTACAATATGGATGTCATTGTGATTCCGACGAACCGGCCGATGATCCGTGAAGACCATCCGGATCTGATTTACAAAACGAAAAAAGGTAAATTCAAAGCCGTCGTGGAAGAGATTGCGACACTGTATCACCGCGGTCAGCCGGTGCTGGTCGGTACGGTTGCCGTTGAAACGTCGGAAATGCTTTCGAAAATGCTGAAACGGCGCGGGATTCCGCACAATGTGCTGAACGCGAAGAACCACGAACGTGAAGCGGAAATCATCGAAAATGCCGGCCAGGTCGGAGCCGTCACAATCGCAACCAACATGGCTGGCCGTGGGACAGATATCAAGCTCGGTGAGGGCGTGGCTGATCTTGGCGGCCTGTTCATCCTCGGTACAGAACGTCACGAATCGCGGCGTATTGATAACCAGCTGCGTGGTCGTTCCGGCCGGCAGGGGGACCCCGGTGAATCGCGGTTCTATCTGTCCCTGGAAGACGATCTGATGCGCCGCTTCGGATCGGACAAGATGAAGGGCATGATGGAACGGCTTGGCATGGATGATGAGACGCCGATCGAAAGTAAAATGGTCAGCCGGTCTGTTGAATCAGCCCAGAAGCGCGTTGAGGGCAACAACTTCGATGCCCGTAAGCAGCTGCTGAAATTCGATGATGTCATGCGCCAGCAGCGGGAGATTATTTATAAGCAGCGCATGGAAGTAATGGAATCGAAGAACGTTCGCCCGGATATCGAGGATATGATCAAAACGGTGATTGAAAATGAAGTGAAGGCTCATACGCCGGAGCATGAAGTGCCGGAAGAGTGGGATCTTCAGTCGGTCATCGATTTCCTGAACGCACGTATTTTTGATGACGGCGTTCTGACGCTTAAGGATCTTGAGGGCAAGGATCCGGAAGAGATGATTGACGACCTGTATGACAGGGCAATTGCCAAATACGACAAGAAGGAAGAACAGTTCACGCCGGAGCGGATGCGCGAATTCGAGCGGGTGATCATGCTGCGGACGGTCGACACGAAGTGGATGGATCACATCGATGCGATGGAACAGCTCCGCGAAGGGATCTACCTCCGGGCTTACGGCCAGGTTGACCCGTACCGCGCCTATCAGGTCGAAGGCTACAAGATGTTCGAAGAAATGATTGCGAGCATCGAAGAGGAAGTAGTAAACTTCCTGATGCGTGCTGAAATTCGTGAGCCGGAAGAGCCGATTAAACGCGAGCGCGTCACTCACGGTCTGCACGTCATTTCAGGCGGTCAGGATGATAAGCCGAAGAAGAAAAAACCGTTTGTCCGTAAGATGCATGTCGGGCGTAACGACCCATGCCCATGCGGCAGCGGTAAAAAATATAAGAACTGCCACGGTAAATAA